A portion of the Thermosipho atlanticus DSM 15807 genome contains these proteins:
- a CDS encoding DNA-binding protein: MRRVIIILFLLVSLLSLALTISEAKQMSDGTDVVIRGIVTVEPGPFDVNIIFVQDSTGGINIYLKGGYFEGINRGDLVEISGYLWTHRLNREIVIDANKDKYYARVISKGNQLPTPRKISTKSINDKELQGLLVMVEGDVIEIDKGDSRKVYIDDGSGKGLVFIRENTGINTSYFKVGMHLKVVGVLGRYQAYFELWPRGIEDIEAGDIFPPEVKSIFLKEDKLYIVFNETIDESSVIDNKTIKISGINIKTHESYFNRQVFIFKLNKKIDSPVKIMVRFIKDENKNKMGSVVLTLDPYKDIYEKRVLFDAGHAQQAGNADWVIYGAYSNFADSIKKQLNGYVEETKEELNYELLSLYKVLIIPEPNRPFKENEVKSIIKFVENGGGLFLIADHGDSDRNGNGWDSPKIFNTFVERFVFRFVGDNIQEEPVKYVYEHPITQNINEVGVWAGTTIEILDKSVEVLLADKNKKAYLILAKYGKGEIVAIGDSSPFDDGTGDINDALHDGWDWGDDSKLAINIIKYLMGK, from the coding sequence ATGCGTAGAGTCATTATAATTTTGTTTTTACTTGTTTCTCTACTTTCTTTAGCTTTAACTATATCAGAAGCGAAACAGATGAGCGATGGCACAGACGTTGTTATTCGCGGGATTGTTACTGTTGAGCCTGGTCCTTTTGATGTAAATATCATTTTTGTTCAAGATTCTACTGGGGGAATAAATATATATTTGAAAGGTGGATATTTTGAAGGTATTAATAGAGGAGATCTTGTTGAAATAAGTGGGTATTTGTGGACACATAGGTTAAATCGAGAAATAGTAATAGATGCTAATAAAGATAAATATTATGCAAGAGTGATTTCAAAAGGGAATCAATTACCAACTCCTAGAAAAATTTCAACAAAAAGCATAAATGATAAAGAATTACAAGGATTATTAGTTATGGTAGAAGGTGACGTTATTGAAATAGACAAAGGTGATAGTAGAAAGGTTTATATTGACGATGGCTCGGGAAAAGGTCTGGTTTTCATACGAGAAAACACAGGGATAAACACTTCTTACTTTAAAGTAGGGATGCATTTGAAGGTTGTAGGGGTACTAGGAAGGTATCAAGCATATTTTGAACTTTGGCCTAGAGGAATTGAAGATATAGAAGCTGGGGATATATTTCCTCCAGAGGTAAAATCAATCTTTCTAAAGGAAGATAAGTTGTATATAGTTTTCAATGAAACTATTGATGAGAGTAGTGTAATAGATAATAAGACTATAAAAATTTCTGGAATAAACATAAAAACTCACGAGTCCTACTTTAATAGACAGGTGTTTATTTTTAAATTGAATAAAAAAATAGATTCACCTGTAAAGATAATGGTGAGATTCATCAAAGACGAAAATAAAAATAAAATGGGCTCTGTCGTTTTGACATTAGATCCATATAAAGATATTTATGAAAAAAGAGTTTTATTTGATGCTGGGCATGCTCAACAGGCGGGGAACGCTGACTGGGTTATTTATGGAGCTTATTCTAATTTTGCAGACAGTATAAAAAAACAGTTAAATGGTTATGTTGAAGAGACAAAAGAAGAATTGAATTACGAACTTTTAAGTTTATACAAAGTTTTAATAATACCTGAACCGAATAGACCATTCAAGGAGAATGAGGTGAAATCAATAATAAAATTTGTTGAAAATGGTGGGGGATTGTTCTTAATTGCAGATCATGGTGATTCGGACAGAAATGGTAATGGTTGGGATTCTCCAAAAATATTTAATACTTTTGTTGAGCGATTTGTTTTTAGATTTGTTGGTGACAATATTCAAGAAGAACCTGTCAAGTATGTTTATGAACATCCTATAACACAAAATATAAATGAAGTAGGAGTGTGGGCTGGAACAACGATTGAAATTTTAGATAAAAGTGTGGAAGTGTTACTCGCAGATAAAAATAAAAAAGCATATTTAATTTTGGCAAAGTATGGAAAAGGAGAAATAGTGGCAATTGGGGATAGTTCTCCTTTTGATGATGGAACAGGTGATATCAACGATGCATTACACGATGGTTGGGACTGGGGTGATGATTCAAAACTTGCGATTAATATAATAAAATATTTAATGGGAAAATAA
- a CDS encoding dihydrofolate reductase, giving the protein MHLSMVIVTDMFGGMFVEEFDSLDWGSKEDKNHFKDLTTKIGTVIMGRKTFESIGRPLPNRLNIVLTHKNYRNSDNVIFLRGTPENIINQILDMKITEAAIIGGKKVFEDFLPFVDKIFITLEPIILKNSHKLNPSLFLNFKLVTTNVLNENGTIVLEYKKIQ; this is encoded by the coding sequence GTGCATTTAAGTATGGTAATCGTGACCGATATGTTTGGGGGAATGTTTGTCGAGGAATTTGATTCTTTAGATTGGGGCTCAAAAGAAGATAAAAACCATTTTAAAGATTTAACAACAAAAATAGGAACAGTCATTATGGGAAGAAAAACATTTGAAAGCATAGGAAGGCCACTTCCGAATAGGTTGAATATTGTACTTACACACAAAAATTACCGAAATTCTGACAATGTTATTTTTCTTCGAGGGACACCTGAAAATATAATTAATCAAATTTTAGATATGAAAATAACCGAAGCCGCTATTATAGGAGGGAAAAAAGTTTTTGAAGATTTTCTACCTTTCGTAGACAAAATATTTATAACTTTAGAACCAATCATCCTTAAAAATTCTCACAAGTTAAACCCCTCGCTATTTCTCAACTTTAAATTAGTTACTACAAATGTCCTGAACGAAAACGGAACAATTGTATTAGAATATAAAAAAATTCAATAA
- a CDS encoding DsrE family protein yields MEKLVIIWTTNDKQTFNEVIFPYLYHSNEQNWWSDLTLIIWGASEELVAKTPQIKEKIKILKDRGIKILACKWCADNHSITEKLSDIADVVYVGKPITDFLKGNYKVLTF; encoded by the coding sequence ATGGAAAAACTTGTTATAATTTGGACCACTAATGACAAACAGACTTTTAATGAAGTAATTTTTCCATATTTATACCATTCAAATGAACAAAACTGGTGGAGTGATTTAACGCTAATAATTTGGGGAGCTTCCGAAGAGTTAGTAGCTAAGACCCCACAAATTAAGGAGAAAATTAAAATACTAAAAGATAGAGGTATAAAAATCTTAGCTTGTAAATGGTGTGCCGATAATCATAGTATCACAGAAAAACTTTCTGACATTGCTGATGTCGTTTATGTTGGCAAACCAATTACCGATTTCTTGAAAGGAAATTATAAAGTTTTAACATTTTAA
- a CDS encoding carboxymuconolactone decarboxylase family protein: protein MNLKEWRKLLPEVTGGLVRMRKKALNDGTIDSKYKLLIAISLAISQKCEPCIISYLEKAQGKITDEELKETLEVVIMFLGCVGEQWAKKTWDYWKKLVNDDKNSCCEGE, encoded by the coding sequence ATGAATTTAAAAGAATGGAGAAAGTTACTTCCGGAAGTAACCGGAGGACTTGTTAGAATGAGGAAAAAAGCTTTAAATGATGGGACAATAGATTCAAAATATAAACTATTAATTGCCATTTCACTAGCTATTAGTCAAAAATGTGAACCATGTATAATATCCTATCTTGAAAAAGCCCAGGGTAAAATAACTGATGAAGAATTGAAAGAAACTCTAGAAGTTGTCATTATGTTTTTAGGATGTGTTGGTGAACAATGGGCTAAAAAAACTTGGGATTATTGGAAAAAATTAGTAAATGATGACAAAAATTCTTGTTGTGAAGGGGAATAA
- the cysK gene encoding cysteine synthase A: MVGNTPIVFIEKLGIYAKLERNNPGGSVKDRPAFFMINAAIRDGKLTNKILVEPTSGNTGIALAWLGKKLGINVILTMPETMTKERIDIMKAFGADIVLTPGEKGMKGAIEKALEIVESKSAYMPNQFENINNVISHELTTGPEILSQMNFNLDAFVAGVGTGGTITGVGHVLRKYFNNNVKIVAVEPSNSPVLSGGNPGKHKIQGIGAGFIPKILDLAVIDEVFTVSDEEAFHMFKYINNQLGISVGISSAANAYAAIKIKEKYNLSRVLTVFPDDNSKYLSLI; the protein is encoded by the coding sequence ATGGTTGGAAATACTCCTATAGTTTTCATTGAAAAATTAGGAATTTATGCAAAATTAGAAAGAAACAACCCAGGTGGAAGTGTAAAAGACAGACCTGCCTTTTTTATGATTAACGCAGCCATTAGAGATGGTAAATTAACAAATAAAATTTTAGTGGAACCTACCAGCGGAAACACAGGAATCGCTCTCGCTTGGCTTGGGAAAAAATTGGGAATTAATGTAATACTAACAATGCCCGAAACAATGACTAAAGAAAGAATAGATATAATGAAAGCTTTTGGTGCAGATATTGTATTAACCCCCGGTGAGAAAGGAATGAAAGGAGCAATAGAAAAAGCTTTAGAAATTGTAGAAAGCAAATCAGCATATATGCCCAATCAATTTGAAAATATCAACAATGTAATATCACATGAACTAACTACCGGCCCTGAAATTCTCAGCCAAATGAATTTCAACTTGGATGCATTTGTTGCTGGTGTTGGTACCGGAGGAACTATTACTGGTGTAGGGCATGTTCTAAGAAAATATTTCAATAATAATGTAAAAATTGTAGCTGTCGAACCATCAAATTCACCCGTTCTTTCGGGTGGAAATCCTGGAAAACACAAAATTCAGGGAATTGGAGCGGGATTTATTCCAAAAATTCTGGATTTAGCAGTTATCGATGAAGTATTTACCGTTAGTGATGAAGAAGCCTTCCATATGTTCAAATATATAAACAATCAACTTGGAATTTCTGTTGGTATTTCTTCGGCGGCAAACGCATACGCAGCAATAAAAATCAAAGAAAAATACAATTTAAGTAGAGTATTAACTGTCTTTCCTGATGATAACTCAAAATATTTGTCTTTGATTTAA
- the epsC gene encoding serine O-acetyltransferase EpsC — MRNFINDLKDVFRAIKKDKEEYLKKDPSIEFKWQLIFHVGFLSLKLYRWSHLLYKHNMKFLAYLLHFVSRVLFAVDINPSAEIEPGVVIDHGIGTVIGSTVTIGTGTLIYHGVTLGSRNIQKGKRHPDIGRNVLIGSGAKILGAIKIGDGAQIGANSVVLHDVAPYTKVVGIPAKKVEQLTEIYEHIEWII, encoded by the coding sequence GTGCGTAATTTTATAAATGACTTAAAAGATGTTTTCCGTGCTATAAAAAAAGATAAAGAAGAATATTTAAAAAAAGATCCTTCTATTGAGTTCAAATGGCAACTTATTTTTCATGTGGGATTTTTGTCTTTAAAACTTTACCGATGGTCTCATCTCCTTTATAAACATAATATGAAATTTCTTGCATACCTTCTCCACTTTGTTTCAAGAGTCCTTTTTGCCGTTGATATAAATCCTTCAGCGGAAATTGAACCTGGTGTAGTTATCGATCACGGAATTGGCACTGTTATTGGTTCTACTGTTACAATTGGTACGGGAACTTTAATTTATCACGGCGTAACACTCGGATCACGGAACATCCAAAAGGGAAAAAGACATCCTGACATAGGAAGAAATGTTCTAATCGGATCAGGAGCAAAAATTCTTGGCGCTATAAAAATTGGGGACGGAGCACAAATAGGTGCTAATTCTGTGGTTCTACATGATGTAGCACCGTATACTAAAGTTGTCGGAATACCAGCAAAAAAAGTGGAACAATTAACTGAAATTTATGAACACATAGAATGGATAATTTAA
- the rplA gene encoding 50S ribosomal protein L1 encodes MPKHSKRYNEVRKLIDREKQYNLDEAVDLAKKVATAKFDETVELHIKTNIDYRKSDQQIRSTVSLPHGTGKEVKVLVFAKGEKAEQAKEAGADYVGAEDLAEKIQKENFLDFDVAIATPDMMRIIGRLGKILGPRGLMPNPKAGTVTENVAEAVKEFKKGRLEVRTDKTGNLHLPVGKVSFETDKLKENIKSAYEQILNLRPAGVKGNFIKKVVLSTTMGPGIKVDPVTIAEEK; translated from the coding sequence ATGCCGAAGCACTCCAAGAGGTATAATGAAGTTAGAAAGTTAATTGACAGGGAAAAACAATATAATTTAGATGAAGCTGTTGATTTAGCCAAAAAAGTTGCCACTGCCAAATTTGATGAAACAGTTGAATTGCACATAAAAACAAACATAGACTACAGAAAATCTGACCAACAAATTAGAAGTACAGTTTCTCTGCCACACGGTACAGGAAAAGAAGTAAAAGTATTAGTTTTTGCCAAAGGTGAAAAAGCTGAGCAAGCAAAAGAAGCCGGTGCAGACTACGTCGGTGCTGAAGATCTTGCAGAAAAAATTCAAAAAGAAAACTTTTTAGATTTTGATGTTGCAATTGCCACACCCGACATGATGAGAATAATTGGTAGACTCGGTAAAATACTCGGTCCACGAGGATTAATGCCTAATCCAAAAGCTGGAACAGTCACTGAAAACGTAGCAGAAGCCGTAAAAGAATTTAAAAAGGGAAGGCTAGAAGTTAGAACTGATAAAACTGGTAATCTACATCTTCCTGTTGGCAAAGTTTCATTTGAAACAGATAAACTAAAAGAAAATATAAAATCTGCATACGAACAAATTCTCAATCTTAGACCAGCAGGTGTTAAAGGTAACTTTATAAAAAAGGTTGTACTGTCAACGACAATGGGACCAGGAATAAAGGTTGACCCAGTTACAATAGCTGAAGAAAAATAA
- the rplK gene encoding 50S ribosomal protein L11, with translation MAKKVVAQVRLQLEAGKATPAPPVGPALGQRGVNLMEFCKKFNAATADKAGMLIPVIVTVYEDRSFTFVTKTPPASFLLKRAAKINSGSSEPKRKFVGKVTREQLKEIAEIKKEDLNANDIEAAIKIIEGTAKSMGIEVVD, from the coding sequence ATGGCAAAGAAAGTTGTAGCACAAGTAAGGTTGCAACTAGAAGCTGGTAAAGCTACTCCTGCTCCACCCGTAGGACCTGCACTTGGTCAACGTGGTGTTAATTTAATGGAATTTTGTAAAAAGTTTAACGCGGCGACTGCGGACAAAGCTGGTATGCTTATTCCAGTTATTGTTACAGTCTACGAAGACAGATCTTTCACATTCGTAACCAAAACTCCACCAGCTTCATTCTTGTTAAAAAGAGCAGCTAAAATTAATTCTGGTTCTTCAGAACCTAAGAGAAAATTTGTAGGAAAAGTTACAAGAGAGCAACTTAAAGAAATCGCTGAAATTAAAAAAGAAGATTTAAACGCAAATGATATTGAAGCAGCAATCAAGATCATTGAAGGAACCGCAAAAAGTATGGGTATAGAAGTAGTTGACTAA
- the nusG gene encoding transcription termination/antitermination protein NusG: MKKRWYILQTLAGYEAAAKENLEAKVKAQGYEHLISKVLLPEEVVIDASAKSVERHIVSLNAKLFVSNGTNVKKGDVLAEEPAIRVRKDGKIIDVRNAKKIVIETADKKFTKTYVIPQKNKPITGLKVGGYVKQGMPLTEDGEIICEIDGKIIQTERMKRIVILNASNEKDIYAVPYETINTSLVKKGDNVKAGQILAEPKKIVTKSSGRVEIIDFPTKKEIRVQKVRIRKLFPGYLFVEMIMNDEFWHFVRTVPGIIDFVSSGGRPIPIKDNEVKVILRLSGIEETPKVEKVQQVKIEFDYEVGDVVKIISGPFEGFVGHVKEINPEHNELKVTVTIFGRETPVTVHTTEVEKID; encoded by the coding sequence ATGAAAAAAAGGTGGTATATATTACAAACATTGGCAGGCTATGAAGCTGCCGCTAAAGAAAACCTTGAGGCTAAAGTTAAGGCTCAAGGATATGAGCATTTGATATCAAAAGTTTTATTACCCGAAGAAGTAGTAATAGATGCCTCTGCAAAATCTGTTGAAAGGCATATTGTTTCTTTAAACGCCAAACTTTTCGTTTCTAACGGGACAAATGTTAAAAAAGGTGATGTTTTAGCCGAAGAACCTGCTATAAGAGTAAGGAAAGACGGAAAAATTATAGATGTGAGAAATGCAAAAAAAATTGTAATTGAAACGGCAGATAAAAAATTTACTAAAACATATGTAATACCTCAGAAAAATAAACCAATCACCGGCTTAAAAGTCGGCGGATACGTTAAACAAGGTATGCCATTAACTGAGGATGGGGAAATTATTTGTGAAATTGACGGAAAAATCATTCAAACTGAGCGAATGAAAAGGATAGTAATATTAAACGCTTCTAATGAAAAGGATATTTACGCTGTACCATATGAAACTATTAATACAAGTTTAGTAAAAAAAGGAGATAACGTAAAAGCTGGCCAAATCTTAGCAGAACCCAAAAAAATCGTTACAAAAAGTTCTGGAAGAGTGGAAATAATTGATTTTCCAACAAAAAAGGAAATTAGGGTTCAGAAAGTAAGAATCCGAAAATTATTCCCGGGTTATTTATTCGTTGAAATGATCATGAATGACGAATTTTGGCATTTTGTTAGAACTGTACCTGGAATTATTGACTTTGTTTCTTCTGGTGGAAGACCAATACCTATAAAAGACAATGAAGTAAAGGTAATTTTAAGACTTTCTGGTATTGAAGAAACTCCTAAAGTTGAAAAAGTTCAACAAGTCAAAATTGAATTTGATTATGAAGTTGGAGATGTCGTCAAGATTATTTCTGGTCCTTTTGAAGGTTTCGTTGGACACGTAAAAGAAATCAATCCGGAACATAACGAACTGAAAGTTACAGTTACTATTTTTGGTAGAGAAACTCCAGTAACTGTGCACACAACTGAGGTTGAAAAAATAGATTAA
- the secE gene encoding preprotein translocase subunit SecE, translated as MEKLRKFFREIKTEVKKTHWPNRKELLGATGVVLIILISTGLYFFVLDLIFSGAMSSLFKLF; from the coding sequence ATGGAAAAACTTAGAAAATTTTTCAGAGAAATTAAAACTGAAGTTAAGAAAACACATTGGCCCAATAGAAAAGAATTGTTGGGAGCTACTGGTGTAGTATTGATTATATTAATTTCCACAGGTCTTTACTTTTTCGTGCTTGATTTGATCTTCTCTGGAGCAATGAGTAGTTTATTTAAGCTTTTTTAA
- the rpmG gene encoding 50S ribosomal protein L33 has product MRIQVALKCSECGNKNYYTTREKNKKEKLQLRKYCPKCNKHTNHVETKA; this is encoded by the coding sequence ATGAGAATCCAAGTCGCTCTTAAATGCTCTGAATGTGGTAATAAAAACTATTATACGACACGCGAAAAAAACAAAAAGGAAAAACTCCAATTAAGAAAATATTGTCCAAAATGTAATAAACATACAAATCATGTAGAAACAAAAGCCTAA
- the rpsR gene encoding 30S ribosomal protein S18 has translation MKYRRRRKPKVCKLCQSKVEYVDYKDVKLLREFLTEKGKIIPRRITGNCAKHQRMVKIAIKRARQMALLPYVKY, from the coding sequence ATGAAATATAGAAGAAGAAGGAAACCAAAAGTATGTAAACTATGTCAATCAAAAGTTGAATACGTTGATTATAAAGACGTAAAACTCTTAAGAGAATTTTTAACTGAAAAAGGGAAAATTATCCCAAGGAGAATTACAGGTAATTGTGCCAAACACCAAAGAATGGTTAAAATAGCAATTAAAAGAGCAAGACAGATGGCTTTGCTCCCTTATGTAAAGTATTGA
- a CDS encoding single-stranded DNA-binding protein: MNYNKVVLVGRLTRDPEVRQTLNGTLVATFTLAVSRPTRRGSEDSQDADFIRIVTFSKLAEFVQNYLKKGRLILVEGKLRINRWQGNDGQFRSTPEIWADQVMFMDKKSDLSEETETLEYDELFDDSDNDEPPF, encoded by the coding sequence GTGAACTATAACAAAGTTGTCCTTGTCGGTCGTTTGACAAGGGACCCTGAAGTAAGGCAAACTTTAAATGGTACCTTAGTAGCAACTTTCACTTTGGCAGTAAGTAGACCAACAAGAAGAGGTTCTGAAGACAGTCAAGATGCGGATTTTATACGAATAGTAACTTTTAGTAAACTTGCTGAGTTTGTTCAAAATTATTTAAAAAAAGGAAGATTAATTTTAGTAGAAGGAAAACTCAGAATAAATCGTTGGCAAGGAAATGACGGACAATTTAGAAGTACACCAGAAATATGGGCGGATCAAGTAATGTTTATGGATAAAAAAAGTGATCTCTCTGAAGAAACAGAAACATTAGAATATGATGAACTTTTTGATGATTCTGACAATGACGAACCGCCATTTTGA
- the rpsF gene encoding 30S ribosomal protein S6, which translates to MRIYETMLIVKPDIAEEERENIINNLVEFLTEKLGAQVDKVDRMGIKKTAYPLKKYNEADYTVIYFKCSGENLSELEQYFKVRPEFLRWQTFRREDLEKEEKKQAKKEEVSENTEKVEE; encoded by the coding sequence ATGAGGATATATGAAACAATGCTTATCGTCAAACCAGATATCGCAGAAGAGGAAAGGGAAAATATTATAAACAACTTAGTAGAATTTTTAACTGAAAAACTTGGTGCACAAGTTGATAAAGTTGATAGAATGGGTATCAAAAAAACTGCATATCCACTTAAAAAGTACAACGAAGCAGATTATACTGTTATTTATTTTAAGTGTTCTGGAGAAAATCTTTCAGAACTTGAGCAGTATTTTAAAGTTAGACCTGAATTCTTAAGATGGCAAACATTTAGAAGAGAAGACCTAGAAAAGGAAGAAAAAAAACAGGCTAAGAAAGAAGAGGTGTCGGAGAATACCGAGAAGGTGGAAGAGTGA